TTGGTCCTATCAAGCTAAGTTCTGAAGTTATTATAATGATTGTGGTACTCGTGCTATCTGTAGTATGGGATCTCGTTGCAGCAGTAGGAATTGGATTAGTATTATCGTGTCTTATGTTTATGAAGAAGATGGGTGACTTTACTACTAGGCAATCTAAAGTTTTTGACCTACGCGCCGCCGAAAAGAATAAGGTTTTATGGAGTGATGAACTTATTTTTCCAGATCATCTCAAGGAGGAGGTATTTATTAAACACCTTCGTGGTCCATTATTTTTTGGATATACATCCGAATTTTCTGCACTTACCAAGCAAATTCCTGCTACGGCATCAGATGTAATATTACGTATGGAGCGTGTGCCTTATGTAGATCAGTCTGGTGTATATGCGATAGAAGACACGATACTCCAACTTAACCAAGGTGGGATTAATGTGCACATTGTAGGCTTAAGAAAACAACCTAAGTATATGCTAGAACGCATTAAAATCATTCCTGAATTAATACCAGAAACAGAGGTTTACGATACGTTCAAGGAGTGTATTAACTCCCTTAACAAACAAGTAAAAGATAGATATTAAATAGATGTTGTGGGGTGTAATTACGCTTTCGCGAAAGCGTAACTATCAACATTCCTAAATACTAGAAGAGTCGTCTGTTTCAGTCGGCTCTTTTTCTTTATCTGGGTTATAGATATCCTCATCCTTTGCTTTTTTAAGGATAGAAGGAAGAAGTGCAGGTGCCAAAGGCTGAATGATGGGATACAACACCGATTGCTCTTTTTTATCGTCACCTATAAATGATATCTGACGGTCTGCAGCATCTATAAACATAAGCACCACACTTATCAAAAAACCAAATTTGAGTACAGCAAAGGCTGCTCCTACTATCTTGTTTACTATACCAAGCATCGCAAAATTTGCCACTTTGGTAAGTAATTTTCCTGCTAGAGAGACCACAAGTACAATAATGATAAAGGTCGCAGCAAAGGCTGTAAGATTTATAA
The genomic region above belongs to Dokdonia sp. Dokd-P16 and contains:
- a CDS encoding CvpA family protein, translating into MNTIDIIFGIILILGAIQGLRKGLFVELASLVGLVAGIYGAIHFSHYVGDWLVEKTAWSEQIINLTAFAATFIIIVLVVSLAGKLLTKVANFAMLGIVNKIVGAAFAVLKFGFLISVVLMFIDAADRQISFIGDDKKEQSVLYPIIQPLAPALLPSILKKAKDEDIYNPDKEKEPTETDDSSSI